A single region of the Biomaibacter acetigenes genome encodes:
- a CDS encoding FIST C-terminal domain-containing protein has product MAKLVLLNQPKPRAIFLFDCVSRYLLMKKDFEKELRTVLDMVGQNIPVIGMLTFGEIGAYSSVPLFHNKTMVVAAGW; this is encoded by the coding sequence GTGGCAAAACTTGTACTTTTAAATCAGCCGAAGCCCAGAGCCATATTTTTATTCGATTGTGTGTCGCGTTATCTGTTAATGAAAAAAGATTTTGAAAAAGAACTGAGAACTGTTTTAGACATGGTGGGTCAAAACATTCCCGTAATAGGAATGCTGACTTTTGGCGAGATAGGCGCTTACTCATCGGTGCCTTTATTTCATAATAAGACGATGGTAGTTGCAGCAGGGTGGTGA
- a CDS encoding FIST signal transduction protein, protein MKVGVGFSCEDDPFLAGKLAVEQALGVTGEPAITFLFCTANYDQEIVYKSVKEVIGKSRLIGGSTAGVITAEGVFEKGVGICAIEKGGIEAETLVINPEEIKSLPECNLIEKKLREFTFDSGTLFIFPDCSCDNMPLILRRIYNILGPDFTYIGGGTGDNLSFSSAHQFTERGVEVRSIVIALLRGLKFKVGIGHGWVPWGEPMIVTRSSGKIVYEIDGFPAFDVYSKNLGLKDKSGFAFLGMRHPFGMPCAGTKFLIRDPYQR, encoded by the coding sequence ATGAAGGTAGGGGTAGGCTTCAGCTGTGAAGACGATCCGTTTTTGGCTGGAAAACTTGCAGTTGAGCAGGCATTGGGCGTAACTGGGGAACCGGCCATAACATTTTTATTCTGCACCGCAAATTATGATCAAGAAATTGTTTATAAAAGTGTGAAAGAAGTCATCGGGAAGTCGAGATTAATAGGAGGCAGCACCGCTGGGGTAATAACCGCCGAGGGCGTTTTTGAAAAAGGAGTAGGTATTTGTGCTATTGAAAAAGGCGGGATTGAAGCCGAAACTCTGGTTATTAACCCTGAAGAAATAAAATCATTGCCTGAATGCAATTTGATTGAGAAAAAATTAAGGGAATTTACCTTTGATTCGGGTACATTATTTATCTTTCCTGACTGCTCATGCGATAATATGCCCCTGATTCTTCGCAGGATATACAATATTCTGGGTCCGGATTTTACATATATTGGCGGCGGGACGGGCGACAATTTAAGTTTTTCCAGTGCACATCAATTTACAGAAAGGGGAGTTGAGGTCCGGAGTATTGTTATTGCCCTGTTGAGAGGGCTTAAATTTAAAGTTGGCATAGGTCACGGGTGGGTGCCATGGGGCGAGCCGATGATTGTGACCAGGTCATCAGGTAAAATTGTTTATGAAATTGATGGTTTCCCTGCCTTCGATGTATATTCAAAAAATCTTGGCTTAAAAGATAAAAGCGGATTTGCTTTTTTAGGCATGAGGCATCCTTTTGGCATGCCGTGCGCCGGTACGAAATTTCTTATACGGGACCCCTATCAGCGCTAA
- the rbr gene encoding rubrerythrin — protein sequence MELKGSRTEKNLLAAFAGESQARNKYTYFASVAKKEGYEQIAGIFLETAENEKEHAKMWAKFLGLIGDTPGNLEEAAKGENYEWTTMYKEFAKTAREEGFDEIAGYFEKVAEAEAAHEARYLKLLERLKDGSVFKRPVPIKWRCRNCGYVYEGVEPPEKCPACAHPKAFYEPAADNY from the coding sequence ATGGAACTTAAGGGCTCCAGGACTGAAAAGAATTTGCTGGCGGCTTTTGCCGGCGAATCACAGGCACGGAATAAATACACCTACTTTGCTTCGGTAGCGAAAAAAGAAGGCTACGAGCAGATTGCCGGAATATTTCTGGAAACAGCCGAAAACGAAAAGGAACACGCAAAGATGTGGGCAAAGTTTTTAGGCCTCATAGGCGACACCCCGGGGAACCTGGAAGAGGCCGCCAAGGGTGAGAATTATGAGTGGACAACCATGTACAAAGAATTTGCAAAGACTGCCAGGGAGGAGGGATTTGACGAAATCGCCGGTTATTTTGAAAAAGTGGCCGAAGCTGAGGCCGCCCATGAAGCAAGATACCTGAAGCTTCTTGAGCGTCTAAAAGACGGCTCCGTTTTCAAGCGCCCCGTTCCTATTAAATGGCGCTGCCGCAACTGCGGTTATGTCTACGAGGGCGTCGAACCTCCGGAAAAATGCCCGGCTTGCGCTCACCCAAAAGCTTTTTATGAACCCGCCGCCGACAACTATTAA